gtGGCACATGCCACAGCACTGACAGGCATAAGAAAAGACCCAGCAGTGGGACCGGAAGTTTAAAGGAGAACATTAAGGTGCTTTCTGTAGCATCAGCTGACTACAAGAAGCCGGTCAGATGGCTGAATGGCTCGCTGCGTGAACAACTCCATCCTGGagatatacacacaatacatgTACATCTGGGAATACATGTGGTCCTTCAGAATGGCGTGTGTTACCAAACTGTAAGACAGGTGGTCCTTTCTATTCTCTGATCACCTCTCTGGACAAATTCAAACTGAATTTTGCATCGAAAAACTAAGAACCAAGAAAAATGTGTACTTAGTAAACCTGTCAAGATGATGACATTGTGGATGACATCatacaaataattaaaagtcATACACAAAACTGTGACTAACGATTACGTTGATTTTTCTGTTGACttcatatcatttttataatataagcATAATGGATACGTAATAATGAATGTTCACAGCACAAATATTAACTTTCGTATATAAATTTACTGGTCAATAGACTGTACAATAGCAGAAACTACGGAAACTAAtctacatatttacagtaacaaagtacatCTTGTTATCTTCAAGAGGTTTTAATGATAGTTGCTATAATTCAACAGTAAAACAGCTGTAATTTTGCGCAGTACCGTATGTAAGGGAATGTATAACTGTGGAATTACGATTAATCACAATCACCTCAAATAATCCTGATCAGCACAAATAACTGCGCTCAGGCGACTGTGTAATCATCATGACATGCCTGGTGCTTAATTTTCTCAGTGCCCTTGGGGTCAGAAATCTTTGTAGATGAATGAAATTGTTGTTCCTTTCACATGTTAATCAATCAGGAGCCCTGCAGGTTCCCTAAAGCTCCACAGAACAAAAAGTGAAGCTCTGCATGGAGCTAATTTAATGCTGAGATCTGGCACTGGCAGCCATTTTAACCTGCCTTCACCTGGAGGGCCCTCATCTCCGTCTGGAGCGTGAAGTTAATGCTGACagcacaggccacacaggttaCCATGTCAACCTGACACTAGTTACTTATTACAGTGCAACCTGAGCAAACTGTCACTGCAACTCCAGCAGGCTGCTGGTGTAGTCACTAACATCTTGGAATGCACTGAGAACATTTTTCCAGACTGAGGACGAGTACAAGTACATGATTTTGATACTTGCCCATACCAACGTTGATACCGAAATGACCTTCTAATAAGTGTTGTGTCAATTCACACCGAAAACATCTTAGCTGTTTGCAGACAAGCTACTGGCAGAAGAAAGACCAACATCACACTTTGATTTCAATCAGTTATCAataggtgctttttttttacttcctgcgatttttgtttgttaatgcTGAGATCTGGCTGCCAGTGCCAGATCTCAGCATTAAATTAGCTCCATGCAGAGCTTTTTTTGGCAACTCCAGCATTCAATCAATTATCaattggtgattttttttacttcctgcgatttttgtttgttttgagacAGATATTAACTGTTTATTGCTTATTATACCATGGATCAATgttcaaatctgattggtcagaatgtgtgcattattttctttaGCTTTAACAATGAACAATATGTTAAAATTAATATGCTTGTTGTAatgttttgagagagagagagaaagagagagagagagagagagagagcaatccgatcgagtgagagagagagagagagagagagagagagagcaatccgatcgagcgagagagagagagaaagagagaaaaaagtgtgaggctggtgagagaatggcTGTTTCTCGCAGCTGTAGATgagaacaggaaccaacttgtctctcggatgttccacaacattaaatctaactataaactgttaaaagtgtgacatgtcattcattaataaattaaatattgtaaccattggcaaatcactgtgatataagcagaataacacactccagaccgtaCTATTATACGAAAGTAATGCACTTCGCTTGTGCATCTTGCCAAATCACACAACCCAGCGTGAATTATTGTCGTATGGTGCCACAGTCggatgtgtgttattccttatgtaattAATTGAAAATGCCAAGCCAAGCCAAGTAAACTCTCCTGTTTACTAATTAGGCtacttaaatttttttcccaaactgtCATCAATAGAAGGCTATTacaacaaactaacaaacaacCTGGACAATTACACACCTAAAAACCAAAGAAGTGGAATTTTTTCCACTCTCAAGTCTTCATTGCTAAATCTGTTTTGTCCACAGCGATCTGCCAGATGTACTTACAAATCCATTCACCTTAAAACCTACttaatgttgtctttttcttACCTAGCTGGCTtttgctgctagcaatgaactctTCGTTctgagttttatgtttcagatgttttatcaggttacctGTATAGTAGGAAGACGCTACAGTAGTTCCTCTTGGGATTTTTCAGAGTGGTTTGCAGTGTGCTTTGCTCTGAATGCCATCATTAATCCTGAAATGTGCCCAGGTTACTGTCGTTTCATCCTAACTGTTCATTAGCACAACAACATACACTAGAATTACATCATCTAGGTATAGGAGCATTTTTACTAGTACAAGTATGAGTAACTGAGCAGAGTATCAGGCCAATACTGATACCAGTATAGGTATCAATGCATCCCTATTTATATTGCACCAGCTTTGAAGGCATACGCTTCCTCTGCACACTCTGGATGAAAACGGTGACAGAGAGAGTGCAGAGAGAGCCCTGGGGTCTGTGCTTGGCACACGAACTACACAGTGTCACCTCACACCCTGCTTCCTGTGGTGAGCCACAAAACCGCACTGTATACTGCCAGGATGTGCCGTGATGCTGCTTCTGGTGTAAAAAATATGATCCAGCCTGGGCTCAGATACAAGAGAGAGGGGATTGGGGCTTTGAGGCTGGATCTGAGTGAAGAGGGAACAGATTCTACATGACACACTCTCTGACTGCTGTTCTTCCCCCCCTTCCTCTgacttttctttctcctttcacCTTGATTGCTTTGCCCCATTCTTTGCCTGTTTCCTTACCtctccctgctgaaaaaaatagcTTAGAGCAGCATGAATTGTGTGTTCATACAGGCTGGCTTATGGTCTGGTGACAGCTGACTGGTCAATCAGCATGTCCATGCTTGTTAACAGATCTCTTCAATTCAACCTGCTTTAATGGCAAATCTCCATCTTCCATTTTCAATACTATATCAATATACAGTAAGATGTCTGGGTGTAAGTAAATACCCTCAGTACAGTAACCGAGTCAAATCTCTATAAGCGTCTGCTGCCAAAGTTATGCGAAACATGATGACGGAGGCTTTAACATGTGAAACATGATGACAGAGTCCACAGAATACAAACATAACACtatttacacaattttacaTATGGTGTGTGCCACCCTGCTTCAATTCACATTTCACAAGTTGCTGGGAATCGATCCCAAAAACAGTTGATTCCACGATTCCACTGAAAACTACAAGTAAAAGAAACATTCCTAAACGTCTACTTTAAGCAATGGAATTCTAATATGTAGTCATGATCGGAAAAATTTATTCTGAGAGAATtagaataaattaaacactaacatgatatttgtaatatatttctgaagcattttgtattttgtatttgtatttaatatatgcACTGTTCTAAACTTTTTAAGGAGTCTGTAGAACTctcttttaaatacttttacatagattttttgttcattttgttaattttatgcTCGGAGccttttttggtgtgtgtgtgaatgcacatGTATCCAGTCCTCTGGCACTCATTCCTGTGTATGCTGCggacaataataaaaattggTTTCACATTAATCCATGTTGCCTCCAGTCTTGTGTTGCTAGATAGATATTCAATTAAAAACACAGCACTTCAGGAAAGTAAGGGAGATTTTTGTGCTGATACGAAAAAGTGAGCTAGTTTATATCGAGTGGTCCATTATTACAGATACAGTATGCATATCATATAAATCGATTTTAAAACATCAGTATGGATGGTTATAGCACCACTGGAGCACTATGGCTGAATAATTGTGAAATAATcctgatttaattaaaataactgtGATGATCAATTTAGACGTTATGATGCAGCCCTAATGGCTGACTAACCAAACTTTAGTTTGTAAAACTGGTCTTATTGATTATTTCCTTATTTCATGAATTATGTTTTACATTGATCTAGGCTATTTTTCTATCATCCTTTCACTTCTCCTTTGTGTCCAAATATGAGACTACAATACAGCTTTCCTGCAACTGGGTTATGTGTAGCTCCAAATAGACACAGGTGACAATAGGGAGAACCCAAAGTTCATTTTCCTGGCTATTCCTCAACCTTTTACAAAGCTGGCCAGCACTGTCACAACAAACTAACTGCTGTCTAGATGAAGCTGATATTACACATCCTTTTAAACAGAGAATAAAACCTTCTTGTCAAAATAACACTGTTTTCTGCAACGCTCATTTGTCACATCATTTAGTTTCCAAGAAAAATTCTTCAGTGGAAACTTTaaaagacagagatagaaatGTTACTATATGATCATGGGCAGAAAGGTGTTAAGAAACTAAGCAGAACATTATATAAGGATAAAGATGTCATGTTATTATAAGACTTTTTCTTCTCAGCCTCTGCTTCTTTTTCATACCTTGGCCAACACTCTGCTGTTTCTTCCTAAGAACGCtggttaaaaaacaaactacCTGTACACTtattgaaaacatttaaaatggttCAACAAAATCAGTTTTCAAAGAAGAAGATGGTGGGCAATACATAAGGTGTGCTCCAGTTTCCAAAACCGGAAGGGTTCATTTGTTGAAGACAAAAAGCTGCTTAGAATCAAAAGATCTTATCTGAGGAGGAACCACACAGAGTGTTAAGACTGTTACTCTCCAGAGGTTTGAGATATATAGCTGTTCCTCTCCCcattcacacaaacaccaacCAATTTCACTCAGCCTCTGAGAAAATCTATAATGACAcaagctgataaaaaaaattcttctgtcTCAGAAGTAAACACTTTGACTGATGGTCCAAGAAATGGGCTTAAAACAGCTctattgtaacatttttatgaGCTCCAACCGGCACCACATGACCGATTCAGACAGCTCTCGGTGAGCTCCTCATTGCATTTTGCTCATGCCCCTAACAGCAACTCATTGGAATGGGAAGCAACGTTTCGCTGATGACCTCCCCACGGCCCACTACTGAATTTATAAAAGCACACAGAGCTCTTAATGGCTCTCAACAGCGTTTGCCAGGCATTGACATGAGCACCCGTGTCCAATGTGGGTCAATAACAGACATGCAGGCACAATAAACAAAATGCTCCTATTAATGAGGCCACAAACTATTAACCAAGGCAGGGGTCAAATTGAGGTTTTTAATGGTGATGGAATAAAGAGATTCATGCAAATGTTTATTACAGATATTACAAACAAAGCAATACtgcattttctttgtttcactTTTTGTGTAACATTTCTTTGAGATAAAGACGGGTtgcaaattaaaaatcaaatcaacatCTTTTCGTTTTTTAGTGAGCTGTTGGGCCACCACAACGCTccaaaacagcttcagtgttGCTTGGCGTAGATTCTATAAATCTCTGGAACTGCACTAGAGGGATGAAGAtcgttcttccaaaagatattccctcagttagtgattttgatgatggtggtagaaAGTGCTGTCTAAAGCCGAGTTTATACAGTATGGTATCTGGCCCTACTTTGCTGTCACAGGCACAATCATATATCACAAAGGATAATCTTTGGTCGTGAGTTGAGATTGGTGGTCTTAGAACGtataatgtgacatgctcaccggtggctgatttagtgccattgtgaCCAAAGACTGCCaatgacaaagttctggcagtgtcacaTAATTTTGCTTCAAAACTCAGAGCGTGACCGCTGCTACAACATACGACTCCTAAAATCTACCACTAGAAGAATGGCATACAGACACGGTAGTggcaatggcaaaaaaaaaaatgctctgttCATAGAGTTTATTTACTATAACGACAATGTGAAACTATTTTTATGCTTTCCAGTTGAAGAGCTATAAACCTGTGCTGCATCACTGCATATCCAGTATGGCAGAACATAGTAACTATCTTCATCGTTTAATCTGATATGAAGAAGACATGTTATcgcagtctgttatagaattcctattgggatcatctcgtacagtgtgacaagtaataaccGTAAAATACTGCTGGAATTGCACAGTGTAAAACCAGCTTAACATGTCattccaaaatctcccatagatTTTCAATTAGGTTGAGagctggtgactgtgaaggtcttagcatatgatttatcatcatattcatcaaaccattcagtgagctctcTTGCCCTGTGGTTGTGAGCAGGGTCATCTTGGAAGATTcaactcccatcaggatagcaATACttcatcacaggataaaggtgatcagtcagaataacttagTATTGATTTGCACTGATGCTTCCTACTAAAGGGACAAGTGGatccaaaccatgccagcaaactAAATAAATGCCCACACAGCATAAAAGAGCCACTTTTAAGTAGCCAGTGTCTATATCTCCTGGAAGACGAAGACAAGCACCAGCTATGAGTGCAACAGAGCTTGCTTTACAGCCCAAAGCCTGCTCTTCCTTCACGGTCCTCGTCTGTGGAATACGAGGATGCTATGTCTACAATCATGTCTTGGAGATTTTTCTAGGCTCATAATGACCAGGAAGTTCAATCACCATGTTCAACTATGGTCTCAGCAACATCCAAAATAAGGTCTGTGTCATCCCTTGCTGACGGACTCTAAACTAGCCGTGGCAGCTACACTCAAAATGGCAGCAGCCAGAGTGGGATTGGACAGTGATACACAACCCACAGCACCGAATGCACTCCTTCACACAGCTCTGATTGCGATAGTGCACAGACTTTATTGAGCTTTCTAAAGGAGGGTTTAGACAGACAGCTCAACCAATCCGATCATGAGCAGGTCGACTAAATGCCTGTAACTGATGCTTGTATCGTGTTGCCGGTGGTCTCACCACATGAAACACTGCATCCAGATGTGTGCCTCACAAGCACTCAGTGCAGATACAGGGATAATGTTCTAgtgattatattattaaattatattattgcagCACATGTGGCAAGCAAGTGCAATACTTTATCTGTTTCAACAAGTGCAATAACTTACCTGAAACTGATCCCTCGGGGAACGCCAGCATAACTCACACCTCGCAGTGGGACACCTAGGCTGGATATGAGGTGGCTCGCTGCCTACGTAATTTGTACCCAGCGCCAAAAAAGGGGAAAATCTGCCCTGTGTCCCAGGGTCACATTGGACAGCACAGGTGCCAGATTCACAAAACCAGAATGGCCCATCCACGGTGTGTTTTTAAGTCACTGTAACACATTTCCACGTTCCACACGCCGGCTGCCCCACATGTGCCTTAGGCAAGCAGTGTCATGCCCTCAAGCCACTAAAACGTGTCTGAATGTCCCATATCCATTCTGTGGGACAGGGCATAAACAGCGTCGTCCCCCCACCACTAAAGAGTCCTGCAGACCATGCCAATGAAGAGAAGAGGCTGGTGGCAGGACAATTTACAGCCAAAATAGTGGGGCAATAGTGGGAGACCTGCACGCTCTGGCAAAAAGCTTACCTTGCTTGCATGGCCAGATGACCCTCGGGTGACCTTGTGACTGAACCCAGGTTTTCTGCCCAAGGTCATATAACCCAATTTTGTAAATCAATCAACTGACTTTGCAACGTTCCATGAAGGTGAACTGCAAAGCGTTCCTTGTCGTGCCCGGTATGCACCCTATGGTACTATTTAGACCAGACGGCAGCCATCCAGTGCTCAGaccatctgttcatctgtcacGGAAGAAAGAAATAGTGGCTCCCTTGTCTAAGCAGAGAGTTATCCAGGGTTCACAGATTAGCATTATGCTACTCATGCCATGGAGTTTGTAGTGTAACAAGCAACATTTCTCTGAAGGATAATTTTAACAGTGTACATTTTTGAAATGTAACTACAGTAGCTTGCTCAATACTGCCTGTGGTCCTTTTCTTGTGCCACAAAATCATGAGGTTAACCAGCAAGCTGTGTGGTGGAAAAACCTGACTCCAAGAGtgaaacacattcacacaagaATTCAAAATGACCACAAATAGATTTGAACTTTAGTAACTTTGTTTCTGCCCTGGACAGATGGTAGCATTTTTTGTCCTCATTTTGACTCTATAACAAGGCTGAAAAATTATTCATTGGAAGGTTTTCTGGTTCTTTAACTCTACACTTTCAGAAATGACTCAATCTCACAGACAAAACAGACGATTTAAGTCTTATGGCTACACCACAAAGTGTGGATGCAAATGGTCTTTTCTCTTCAGACAAGGCAGtaacataaacattttattctaaTTCTCAAACATGGGCTTCAGTGGTTAAAAAATATCATGAAATCCTGAAAATCAACCCTTAATGGCAACAAAGGAATATGAGTTTCTGCTATGTACTGACAACACCAAATTCAGGGctactttcattcattcattcattcatcttcagtaaaaactttatcctggtcaggttcagGGTGGATCTGgacctatcctgggaacaagGGACACAAGTGGGCACActgaatgggacgccagtccatcacaaggcaccatgcatacacacattcacacctacggGCAATTTAGAGTCGCAAATTAACCTACCAGCATGTCTTTGGTAAGAAACCACGCAGCCCAGTGGAAACCCATTGTGAACATGGGGAGAAAtgcaaaactttttaaaaacctgtaacCTGATCTAGAGGACCCTATAGTTGTCAGGGTTCTATGCTATCTGCTATGCCACCATGGTGCCTTAATGCCACATATAACAAGATTCACACAATAACAACTTCATATAATCATATCATCCACCCCAACTATATGTTTTAGAATCCGTAATAATGCTTAGTAGAAGGCTACAACTAATGATTTTTTAGTTAGTAATGATATTTTTCCAATTAattaacctttatttttttattaatcgaCTAGATTGGATTACCTTAAAAATATACTAAGTatcaaaaatgtttcttttcagTATTTCAATCTAGCCATACTACTAcagcacatttattattattattattattattattattattagctactACAGGGTGTTCGacaagtcaggaaccaataggaatatgttgagcaaatatCTCGATCcaaatatgttgagcaaaatccacaaaaacatgacacagtGGTTGAGAAATTGTGTCGAGCCTAAGGGCAAACATGTAAAGCATAGTATGTtgcaaataataaacacaaaatgaagTATATGTCATTTTactcccattggttcctgactctTGAAAAACCCTGTAGTTCATCTAGTGTTCAGCTGTATATGAGTAAATATAATTgattttccagcttccttaaCACTTTACTAAATAACAAGACAcgctgttttgtgtttttccatcCGTTCTCTGTACCGCTTGTGAGGCCTGTCGCAGGGAACTCGGGACAcgaggcaggggacaccctggacagggtgccaacctatcacagggcacaatcacacacacacacattcagaaatGCTTTATGCCACTTGCAAAAACAATCCCGAAACATCCCGCAGCACCATCCAGCGCCACGTCAAAACACGCCGTGTTCTCACGAGAATGCTTCCTGTTTTCTGTGTCTAGTGTGTCAAACTAGTAAGCAAGCCTGGTACACTATATTGCATACTATACAGGCATTTTATTCAGTATACAGCACACGTCTTGGACTGAAAGAGAAAACCAGACTACCCaaaggaaacccccaaagcacatgCAAACTCTACACATAGGGCAGAGGCAgaatttgaacccccaaccccagatgTGCACGGCAAATgcgctaaccactaaaccaccataCCTtcgttttgtgtttttccttcaAAATAATTGCagcattagatttaaaaaaaaaaaggtctaccAGTTTGATTAGCTGctagctggtcagaccaagcaGGATTATTCAAGTTGCAGGGTTGTATGCCTGAGAAGTAACTTTGTTCCTGCACTGGTTAGATGGTTAGATGGTTAGATGGGTGCAGGCTCCTAATGCCCTGACAGCAGGAACATGTGCAGGATGATGATGCCTGATACGCCATTATACTGTATCAAATGACATTACTAGCATTAAGGTCATGCTGAATATGATTAAAACCAGAAAATAAAGCAGCAAGGCAAAAGATGTTTGGGATCTATCAGTATCAACAAGTACTTGACCTCAGCCTAAGACAAACTGTGAAGAGAAACACACCTAGGCGTGAGTTCACACTGCGTAACGGGCTGATGTTGAGCACATCTGTGCTGTTAGAAAGAGTCTGTAGTCCTTCCAGGTGAAGCAGCTCGCTGTTCATGCTGCTGGAGGAAAGATGCTGAGCGTGACAGTGCATTTGTGAAGCGCAGTGTTAGCTGTTTGGTTAGATTTGTGTTGttacctgcaaaaaaaaaaaaataataataataataaaggaggGGTAGGGGGGAGGGCTGGCTTTGTTTACAGCACTGCTACAGTATACATCATGAAGCACATCATCCATAACAGAAACGAGCCATTCGAACTCAACGCACATGTCTGACACGCACATCTGGAAGCACGCACATCTGGAAGGCTACGTTTAAGTTTCACTTCCTGCCATTCACACCCATTTATCCTGCTTCATCGTGTACtaagttgtaaagagtgcttactCACCTTGTGCCTTCGTCCAGACGCGGGCTTGTGTCCTATCCGAGCAGAAACCTGtaggcgaaaaaaaaaaaaaaaaaaaaaaaaaaagctcaaccCGCAAAAACATTCCGAAACATCCCGCAGCGCCATCCAGCGCCGCGTCAAACCACGCCGTGTTCTCGCGAGAATGCgtcccgttttttttttttatctagtgTGTCAAACTAGTAAGCAAGCCAGGTACACTATGTTGCATACTATACAGGCATTTTCTTCAGTGCGGTAGTGTGGTGCTGTGCTGAGCGGGTCGGAGTATGCGCTTTGGGATGGAGCTCAGTGAGCTGACGCCATCATGTGAACCACTTTCTGCCATCTAGCGGCCTGAGTGTGAACTGCACGCCAGGGCATGACGTCATCCGCCTTTGCTCTGACTTGACTTTTGTGATGAGGGTTATtgcgcctttttttttttttttggcgtaTTCATCAAGAaacctttattcttttttttttcagtgatatcATATAACTAATACAGTTTGGCCTGATCTACTTGTTCAATCCTGTGGCGATTAATTATTCATTGAATCTCAAAGACACAAGATATAATCTGGCATTATAATAATGTCAatatgtcatttttcattttatatttatatcatttttttacacataaacaaaatatCTGCAAACCTACTTCATCCATATTCTTGATTGATTGATCAAATAACTTCTCCAGTCCTTAAATcttatataaaaacaataaatgtaacagaTTTTTGAACTATTATAACCATCTCCTAGAAAGGACTCAGACATGGCATTGACTGGCTTTCctctttagtgtgtgtgtgtgtgtgtgtgtttgtatcttGCTGGGGACCAGATTATTTCCCTAGGaggacaggaatatctgacagctttgaccttgtggggacatttggctggttccCATGAGAAAAACtgcaattacaaaaaaaaaagaaagaaagaaaagggaaaaaaagctaatagggccaaaaggtttccttttggtccTCGAGGTTAATATTagagttagatttaggtgtaacatagcattaattagctgcattaataattgtgtcaatggaaggtcctctcAGGCATAgtataaaaaatgtgtgtgtgtgtgtgtgtgtgtgtgtgtgttgtaatgaTACGCCACAGGCTCCCAACCTGCAGTACccactgtcctgcacattttagtgttttccctgctctaacacacatgaTTCAACTAATTGGCTAATTAGCAGTTTCCCTGAGTTGAAGTAGGTGTGTTAGAgaagggaaaacactaaaatgtgcaggacggGGGGCAATCTAGGACCAGGGTTTATAGCTCTATTAGTCTGCACTGAATGCCGTAGGTTCAGGTGTGATTCTTGACCActaatgacaaaaacaaacaaataatttcaaaaataatcctgaaaaaaaatgatagaattgaattccttttatttatgtattgaaTGATCGTTCATGGTAATGAATACAATGTTTCTGGCATGTCCCaattttttgactttttaaacaaactcaTATTATGAGGTGGCTCCACTTGGTTATGTATAGTACATAGCTGTATTTACATCTCATTTGTACATTCCCATACAGTGTTAAAATATATTGGCTGTTTACTTCATAGCTGCCAGTACCCAAGAGATCTGGCAAATATCTCCAACACTACAATATTGATTTAAGTTGACCTGAGATAGCTATGGCCTGCATGAATCAGCAGAACATGGTCCTCAGAGGTCTTCAGTCTCTCCTTCGAAGGGGATGGGTTCCAGGGTCAGGGGAATGTAGCTGGGCTCTTCGCTGCACACCCAGCCAATGGGAGTACGGTTGAAAGATGGTCGAGAGTCGATGTCACATTGGAACACAGGAAGTTGCTCTGGTTCTTCAGAGCCAAGCTTGATCTCAGGGATCTCAAATGTCAGCAGGTGAGAAGCCTTGTCAATTCCTCCAAAAGGCAGCGCTGTTCTATAAGATGAAGTGCAGAAACTAGGTTACATTTAACTGTAATTAGAAACCAAACCACTGCTGAGGATCATGTTTTGTATGATCCTTCAACTTCCTGTTCTAAATTCAGAAGTATGTACCTATTGAAACTCTTGTATTGGGGCAGGTCCTTGTGCACATGAGGCCCTGGCATTTGTGGCTTCAGGGTGGCTTTGAGCTCATCATCATCTTTCATAGCACATTCCCATGGTGAGACATATGTTTTAACATACTCACagctcttcttctccttctcagtCTCAGGTTCTACTTCATCTGTTAAAAATGATAGGTGAAAGCatcaaataatttattaacCATTTAACAATTATTATCTCAAGCATAAGCTGTGTCACAAATTCACTTGGAAGGGCATGTAGTTTACCTTTTGGAGGCTCTGGTTTGGGGAGGGTCTTGGGTGGGGTCTTTTCAGAGTTTACAGGAGGTGCCAGGTTCTGGAGgttttgctggaaaatggcCAGAAACGAAAAAGCTAATTAGTATGTCATATCAGAGTTTTAATGAGGATTATAATAAAGGTCTACATGAAAAGCAAGGTAGCCTATTCAGCATGAGTGATCCAAACACAATTATGT
The sequence above is a segment of the Pangasianodon hypophthalmus isolate fPanHyp1 chromosome 12, fPanHyp1.pri, whole genome shotgun sequence genome. Coding sequences within it:
- the myoz1b gene encoding myozenin-1b → MPLSATPAPPNTKKKSSKIITDLSNITQNEEDETEATEFDLGTKIKTPKEVMLEELSLMKGKGSKMFKMRQQRVDKFVISAENLQNLQNLAPPVNSEKTPPKTLPKPEPPKDEVEPETEKEKKSCEYVKTYVSPWECAMKDDDELKATLKPQMPGPHVHKDLPQYKSFNRTALPFGGIDKASHLLTFEIPEIKLGSEEPEQLPVFQCDIDSRPSFNRTPIGWVCSEEPSYIPLTLEPIPFEGETEDL